The Deltaproteobacteria bacterium genome contains the following window.
TCGCGCCGGTAGAGGAAGATGTAGAGGACGCCCGATACGGCGAAGCCGCAGTAGAGGGCCTCGATGAAGAAATAGGCGCCAAAGAGGGTGCTGTACCAGGGATGGGCGAGAGACATGACCCAGTCGAAGGCGATGAGGCTCTGGGAAACCACGAAGGCGAAGAGATAGAGGGTGGCGTGGAAATGCCTTTTCTCGTCATCTCTCTGTGCGCTGATGGCGAACCGTCGCGCCGCCAGGTACGTCACGAAGAGGACCAGGAAGTTGCGCAGGACGAACGAGCCCTTGCTGAACCAGAAGCCTCCCCTTCCCACCCAGGGGTAGGAGTCCACGAAGGGCACGAGCAGAAGGAAAAGGAGCGCCGTAAAGAGCAGGAGCGGGTAGACGGAGATCAGCTGCCGCCTGACGGAGCCCACCCAGCGGGCCTTGATCAGGTCGCTTGCGGCCGCCGCGGCCACGGATCCCTGGATCACGCTGACCCAGAAGATGAGCGTGAAAAGGAGCGCCCCTCCGCTTTCGGCGAGGGGGCTTGCCTCCACGAAGGCGACAAACAACCAGACGAGGGCGAAAACAATCAGGAGGCCGTCGATTTTTTTCAACAATTTCCTCATCTCCCGGCCGCCTCCTCCACGATTATCACGAACCTGTTTTCGAACTCCTCCTCCGAGATTATGCTTTCAACGCTCGGCAGCCGCGACAGGATGAGAAAGCCGGCGAAGCTCGAGAGGGCACCGAAGAGGATGGTGAGTGCGAAGGCGATGATGATAAACGGCGGGATCGACACGATCGGCTTGCCCCCCGTGATCAGCGGCCAGCTGAGCGATGTGAGGATGGTAAAGACGAAGCCCGTCAGGGTGCCCGACGCCGCGCCGATGAAGGCGAAATACTTGACCCTGCCCTCCTTGGGGGGAATGATCTCTTCTACGTCATGGACGAAAAAGGGCATGAACAGCTTGAGCTTTCTTCCGGGCACCTTCTCCTGCACGAGCCCTCTCAGGGCGTCCAGAAACTCTTCCTTCCTGTCGAATGTCAGCTGCTTCACCATCAGAGATGCTCCTTTACCTCCGTTATCGACAGCACGGGCAGGGTCTTCANNNNNNNNNNNNNNNNNNNNNNNNNNNNNNNNNNNNNNNNNNNNNNNNNNNNNNNNNNNNNNNNNNNNNNNNNNNNNNNNNNNNNNNNNNNNNNNNNNNNNNNNNNNNNN
Protein-coding sequences here:
- a CDS encoding DUF3341 domain-containing protein; protein product: MVKQLTFDRKEEFLDALRGLVQEKVPGRKLKLFMPFFVHDVEEIIPPKEGRVKYFAFIGAASGTLTGFVFTILTSLSWPLITGGKPIVSIPPFIIIAFALTILFGALSSFAGFLILSRLPSVESIISEEEFENRFVIIVEEAAGR